Sequence from the Corvus moneduloides isolate bCorMon1 chromosome 18, bCorMon1.pri, whole genome shotgun sequence genome:
tagtctcttccagggctgtaaatcaaagcctcctttaattgcaggagtttctactcctctgtctcccacaccccttccctgggagaaaaagggtcctcatcatccctaggactatctctgggggcatctctaggaacagaggtctttcTCCTTCCGACTTGGAGCAAAAGGGttctcatcacttccatctctccctgttcaaacttctcatcaaattacagctgcttcagcatctgcttattccagcacaggtgcttttgctcacaagtgcAGTTTGAACACTCCAGCCCCCATGCtgtcatgaaattacaacggtgtaggaacccagagtgccaagaatatttctctgcctgtttttaagggttcttacccccctgaacaacactgttttagcctccaaccttggaaaaaaattaccaacagtcagacaagaactaaaaaatacagtggtgtgaattaggtgatagactactatgtaagattgtcacagggtgaaaatttAGAGGatttgggcttctctttgtagtaaatagataagagtaaaaaatatcaaaatggaggattgttgttgttctctgaaccttcttctccttcttctactactccatgttctgcagtaaaagtagcTTGGAATGACTGGAtaaagaattccacagttcctggccgtgttactgaataattggtaggaaagtgaaaataatgtatgtttttagtaactaaTGGTTAAATCagctttaaaaggctgtgtaaatcttgataagGAGAGAATTCACTCCcgctttctgtgctctatgctgtacctgggtcacgctagtggctctgttcctctgataagacttaataaacaactatctggaagcattgaaaatcaaggaaaagtctcggtttatcttcgaaactccttgcaaggacttttagaaaattctctcccatccagagggacttgatttatggcacggttcagtgtcatAACAGGTATTCTGATATATCACAGtctatcaccaccatagctttacaacagattttcagcttcgaagcatctcctcttcctcctccctcaggttttcagctcttctttctttacttaaatgtctgcaggcttcatctgttctggaggaaacttacagcactaaaagggttaatctcacctggcCCCGCAGATGGAGTttgcttattgctgttggtcacatgacctTTTGCTGGACAtcagggcagcttcagctgaatcttcggccgcactggagaggtgAGGGGTGTGGAGCTGGGCCACACCGTCTGCACGtaacagggctgtgggggggccgcgggtggaacagggccgcatggctccaggatggctgtgtcccggcctgGCCTGGGCCCAGCAGGTCCCCGCCCCAGCCCAGGCCCagcagggcccggcccgggcccaCTGAGCCCCATATGagcccagcccagttacctgtcccaagaCCAGAAGCAACAGAGAGCTTCCctggggtttgtctattcttaaatgtggaccacagaggcattaaaaatttttaagtggcttaaaaaattgtcaatattcaaactagccagttgataggttctgttaggtcatagaggaagctgtaagcacctctttgcaagaaaatcacttccagAGCtatgctaacctatgacaatctctttccctttccttcgaggaaaatttattttttcccgaacctggtggaggagggatggttgtaacctgccttctctcagaggatatatttctaaatttggccaaaccggaacacctGGCCCACATAATAACTATTAAGCAAGCGATATACATTGTTTAGCAAGCAGCTGCAAAATTTAGCAATACCAGCAATTCCCACAATCAGCAATTAAAGCCTGAACCCCCTGTATCACAGCCAGTTCTCTCAAGCATTGGATTCTTGCTCCATGGTTTTCCAAGGgccttgctgcagctgcagctcttgtTGGCAAAAATGTCTCTCCTTCCCAGTTAAGAGTCTCACCCAGAGAGGTTCTGGCTTCCTTGCGATCCCCTGGTCAACACCCACATCATACAACAGAGATCTCACTTCAGTACCACTCAAAATTGCACCTTCAGTGTCCCAGACTCAGATCAACCAGCTCAACCTGGACTCGGCTGTTCATCAGGTAAGGTCTTTCCTCAGATTGTGGAGATTTTCTAAGAAGGATTCCGTGAGTATTTATTCTTCTGATTTTGCAGCTGGCTGTGAGGGTCCTGACACCCCATCGTCATCCACCACGCAAACAGATTTGGTcttgtattttctcctttggACAGGAGCAGCTGCTATTGGCTTTGGCTGCCTTTCTGGTTTaactgcagcctgagtgaccaTGGTGTTTGCAGATTTGTTCGCCTTCCCCTCCGGCTGTAGGTGAAGCTGTATGGTATTGGAGAAGTATGTGCTAAGCATTAGCCAGGCCTCAGCACAAAGCAATGAGCTgcttctctccagcagctggaactCGTGGAGGGACTTTGCCTTCTCCTCGGCCAAAGTGGCAGGCAGCCAGCTGGGGTAACGTTCAGAGTGGggcttttctgggttttttttggcatgGTGTCGACAGGTATTTGTGGGATTTGCCTGGAAGCAGTTTTAGGATTTCGAAATGCAGCTTGCTGGAAATCTGCCTGAAGCAACCCCCCTGgggaaaaccaaaagaaaacaaaggggaGGTTCTGCCTTGCGtttcctcagctctcccagcaagtaaaaaagggaaagagcaaGAGAGCTTCTTCCTATGCGACTCCAACCTTAAAAGGGCCTGGCACCCCCCACCCTTGTGGTTCCAAATCTGGCTGCCAGGTCTTAAAGACACAGTAACAATTCTGGGCATATCACAGATATATATGGAATACAGTAACATTTTGAATTACCCAGGACATTGactatgggggggggggggggggggggggctgctTTTCCCTCCAAAAGGAGCATCACTCCAGTTAGAGGAAGAGCATTGGAGAATACACCTGGTGTTGGAAGTCCCATTGTCTGAATACTTTCATCAGAATGACTGGGAAATTGAGACCAAATCAAACAGTTACTGCTATTTTTTATGTCACAGCTTGCCTTAGTTTTAAGTGTGACTTTTTCTTCCAAGGGTCAGGTAGTATTTGTTCTATTTGTGTTGTGTTAGAGTGGTCTTTAGGGAAAAGGACATTGctctctttcccttcttgcTTGCTGACCCCTTGGGCACTCAAAGGCACACTTGCCTTTATGATTGTTAGAGGCTGTGCTGGTTGACTAACCCAGGCACACATAGCCATGTTGCAATACTGGAAACATTGTTctgaaaacacataaaaataagcCATTTAGTGTCCCTCATTTTACACTCTCTGGTTCCGTTGCAGCTTTATCTGCAGTGGATTTGCTGTTTGCTCTCATGTCCATacatggagctgggaaagggcaggtAGAGCACATGGCACTGGTGATCCAAACTTCTGGTCATTTCAGCTTCAAAAGGGATCTCAGGAGTCTTactctggaaaaataaataactccAGAACATTTTTTGATTAAGGAGGCTTACGTGTGCTTTCCAGCAGCAAGTACAGTTGTGTCCTTTACATGAAGCAGAAGTTGCTCCACATTCCTCTGGCTTTTGGCTGGGGCCAGTTCTGAGTGCTGCACTGTTGGGTCTTTATGTAGAGTTTGGACACCTTCACATCTGTGTCCTGACCATTCCAGGTATTTGTAGTGTCTGAAGGATGACAGGATTTGAGAAGCACATGGGTAGGGTTCTCAAGCTTGTGTACCGTGAGGGTCTGTGCAGGGTCTCATTCAGCCAAATTGGAAATGAAGCAATGTCAGAGCTGGTGTTGAGACTCTCCTGGCATCAGAGATCACATGGTGGTTTTGGCTGCCTCAGCCCAGTGTCCACTGGTGGCATCGAGCTTGTTCCCCACCCTTCTGGTTTGTCCACCTACACTTCAGTGGCTGCTCATGGCATGTTCCAGATCATGGGAGCTGAACACCCTTCTCGGTCTCTGTCATGGGAAGCAGTCACTCCTTCCAGTGCCACTGTTTGTGTTGGGGTCAGCACTAGGTGCCACCATCACTCACTTTATTACAGAGAAGGCAGTGTCCCTGTTTCACACTGTAAAATAGTGTCGGGCTCGCTTGCCTCTGTTCTCCTATCTGATATCCAGCTGGATCCTAAATGTCATTTGAATGGGTGGCTGAAGCACCAGCTGAACATGATTGTGTGTCTCAAAGCTCCTTGAGCACTACCAGAGTCTTGGTTTTAGGCCATTCTGACTACCAAGATAATCCTTTGTTCTGGTTTGCTGCCTCCAGTGATGCAACCTCTGGGTTTGGATGCCATGAATAACATGAATTTTTCTAGTCGCAGAACTCATGGTGCTTTCATTCTTTACTGTGCTGTAAGACACAGCTTGGCAATGCTTCCAGCCTTGCCATGAGCTGGAAGATGCATTTCTCTGCTGGGAAACCTGTGTATGGTGCCACTTGTTCAACTTTGTGTTTAGGAACTGCAGGTTTGGTGTCAGGCAGTCATTTTGCAGTGATGACACACACTTCGTTAGctgttgagcttttgatgggaTACCCTTCCTTTTCGGACgagggtgaaagagcagaggaggctgctgtcctgctaagttctttatttcatggTCTCACAGTTTTCTGAAGGTAGAGTTCGAAGGGGTTACATGATAAGGCcaagcagtaacagcagcagcagcagcagcaggccgACAGCAAGtagaaaacagctgcttcttctgttATCTAAACTTACAAAAGTGTGGattatttgttaattgaccaatgaaattaacacacgattctagtttttcttttcttaacctatcctggtctaattctaacagtcgtaagtcttacacaagtgttacataggtattacacagatttgcgtatatagtttctatcagctcttattatttatgtgaacactctatctaaaaaatgtgaatagTATAGTTCTATCTAtgttttgtctaaagtaaagaaattctgtgaaaaggtaacactgctgcagtaaaaactgtgtttaagatttctttgctgcagcttttcaatgtttaaagcgcttagcatatatttctactaaaagttaaaaatctatatttccatttcactttggtgtgacttcatgcatctcagcttatccaaaggttttaattcaacccctgtgctttggcttccctctgggcctgggTCCAGgggagctttcactccaacactTAGCCAAGGAAGTAACCACTCTATGAAAACACCCCAGCAGTGCTTCGGCTGGGAAGAGGTTGATGGAGGAACTGCTGCTTGTGCTCCTTCTCACTCACAAAGCTGATGAGTGTGTATCTGGTAGTCAGAGATCTTGGTAAAATCATCTCTCCTCAGCATCTTGGAGCTTTGAGTGTTCTACAGTGAGAGCAGGGTCCTCCCTTTACTAATAAGACTCACACCTGCAGGTTGCCAGCTTGTCTCCAATGTAGTGTGAGATCTGCTAGATCTCTTGTGTTGTATAAGGGCcatctcctgctttcctggctCAAACCATTCTTGCATGACTTCACCCCAGCAGGGCTGATCCTGGTCTGTCTTTCCATGACTCCATTTGGTGACAGGAGATGAGCCTGGGCTCagtcccctcttcctcctctggcaGTGCTCCTGAGGGCCAGCTGCTCAGCCAGCACTTTGCAGGTGATGCCAGTCCATTTGAGAGAGTATTTCctacctgttttctttctctctcaagGACTCTTCCAGGATTCTGCACCTGAGAGGACCTGAGAGAGTAGGATACTCACCACTATTGTAGGCCATAGGCTGAACAGGATGGAAAAAGCAAATAGCTACAGGATATTGCAAAGGAAGCTGCGTGGCCTTGAGTGGCAAGGCAGAAGGCATCTGAGGCTGGAGGGCTTGTGGTAACAACGTCTTAGTCATGGGTTCCTGGTACTGTGCTttcctttctgaaggaaaagaaatccgTAGAAAGAGGAACTGATATGAAGACATAAGCTGATGGGAAGGGAAATTGCTGAAAAAGTCGAGTACAGATGCAGTACAGAAGCTATCACAGCTATCACAGTTCCTGGGCTCTGAGTTGGTGATTCCCAGCATAAATGCCTTTTTATTAACAACTGTACTTTCAATCCTTAATTCATATTTGTTTTCCAAGATGAAAACCACTGCTTTTGCGATTGTGGCTACTGCAGAAAGGCAAGCGGCTTTCCTGCTGCATTTGGAACGGGATGTTGGGATAATCCTGCGTGAGACGGTACAGGTTCTGCTGTCCTTGCTGAGGTTGTTTTGCATTCCCTCCATGCTAGAtgtgaggctgcagagcagaagcagaaggtACCACTGGGAACTCTAAAAAAAGACTTGAAATCacatgaggaaaagcagaaacaacTGACAGAGAAAATCcgccagcagcaggaaaagctggaagctCTGCAGGTGAGTCTGGAGGTCTCCAGCTAAGCAGAGCAGGTGTGatggtgatgccatgaagatttttgccttttcttttatacccctgttatacctttttacaacttctgtattcctagtgctttttgcctacattcttggacaagctaagagactaaacattttagaagcttcgtagctagggatcagtgtgccccagaccccaaggtcctctccagaacatattctgtaaaccaagatagaaccatccaggggaaggttccttggggagggggggctcacttgagcctctcattggggaatctttgatagatacGCTgattagtaaaacctataatgttatacccaatgttggggcGGGGAGAGACACACAGACACTCAGAGACggactcggcggggtgcatctcgatgcatatgatctggacgtgtacacctaaggatccttaaaaataaataccaaggtaaaatcccttttccccttctaaccatgtatgcctcttgattttaagaccaggaaaaggcatcaatggACCTCCTTGTGCAAAGGGTTGCTGCTGAGACTGAAACCGCCTATGCTCCTTCATGGTGCTGGGGCTGTTCTGTTCTAATAACAGAAATTGACCATCTCAgcttacatttaattttctgttgggaaaatgggaatgacAGCTGAAGAGATGTCTCTTGAAGGACACAAAACACACTTTATAATCGTTTTAGCCtggaaaactgctgcaatgggttcaggcagcccctggcagctTATAAACATGacctttctgatttttttttggtagaaaacCACTCCAATTCGATCTCAGGCTGACTTAAAGAAACTGCCTCTGGAAGTGACCACACAGCCTTCAAGGGAGGTAAATGGGATCCTGCTGTAGGCTTTTACTCTTCTGTGCTTCCTTAGCTGCTCTGAACAGCAGATCCCCATTCTTCTACTCTTCCTCTCTCTGTACCCCCCTTTGTTTCAGCACACCCGAAGTCAGCGCCCACGATCTCCTCCTTTGCCTGATGCAATCAAGAATGCTCCCAGCAGACCACCAGGATCTTCACCTCCTCCTAAGTCCTGCAGTCAGCTGAAAAAGAGCTCTTCAGATCATCCAAATAGCAGCTCTCCCAAGCTAGCCAGCGTGCTCTTCAAGGAGGAAGCCAGCACTTCCAGGACACAGCATCACACTGTGACAGCTGGGAAGTCtaacagcactttaaaaactCTTGCCAAACCAGGTACAAGCATGAAGTCCCTCTCTGGCCTTCAGAGCCCCAAAAGCCCACGTGAGACACCCAATCCAAAAGCTGCCAAGGTGCCAGCAGTAAAGAAATCTGCCTCTGGCAGATGTTCACAGGTAAGAATCAACGGGATGAAAACCCTCAGCTCCTCACCCACTGTCCTGCTAAGCCTGTCTGCTCTGCCTTGTGGGATGTGCACTGTgggccctgcacagggcaagAGAACTTTTACTTTACTTGTGGGTTAGGGTGCCATTTACACCCCTCGAGAAGACTTGTCTCATCTCTTTCCTGTTAGACCAGAttgtttctccagaaaaaaaaggcatgtggAGTGGTGGGGTGAGCGTTTTCATGATGATGTAGCAGCTCCTCTAAAACCTTCCGGAAAAGCACCAATACTGgatgttgggctttttttttttttttttttaccttggcTGCAAGAATGTTTTGGTTGGAAGCAGGCTGGAATTAATAGCTAGAGCTTGTTTGCTTCCTCCAGGCCTCCAGCACTCGAAAGAGGGCCTTGAACATCCCAGAGGATGGgtctgaggaggaaggagaacacAAAAAGGAGAGGACAAAACGAGGAAAATTTTTGGCaatgaaagaagagaaggatTCCAGTGAGGTGGTGGTGGAGGTGAGAGTGTGCTGGTTTCCCCAGCAGAAGGCATTTGTCAGGTGTTTATAATCTTGATGGGAGGCGACTAATATgagctctctctgctcccagctcacaGACAGTGCTGGAGAGGAAGAGTTGTTGGAActgaagaaagcacagaaaggtGAGAAATGAGCCCTTGGGCTCCCACCAGTATCTGACATAGAAAAGAACTCTTGCACCAGTTAAACGTGTGATTTCATtgatgagattttaaaataagaaatagtGTAAATTTGAATCCTAAACCCCAAGATGACTCTGACTTGCATAAAACATTTTGGCTGAGAACCCTTTGATTAGACCAGAGGCAATTGTGGTGCAGAAAGGTCTGTGATCAATGGCTGTGATCGAtggtggggctgagctgcagggtgTACCTGATGGCATGTTCACCCTTCCTGAGTGGATCATGCAGCCGTGCCAGCTGAAAAATGCTCCGAACTGTATCCAGAtctgctgcactgctgtgaGAGAAGAGGGGCTGGGAGACGCCAGGAAAGGTGGTACTGCACCATCTGTCAGAGCAGGGCATCTCTTCAGCATGCTTCCAGGGAGCTGTCTGGAAAGTGACCCACTAGGGACATGTGGCAAATTGTCCTAGAGCCCATCATGAGACTGTGAAGCCCATGTCAAACAGCTTGGAGTACAGGAGAAACCTTCCATCTGGAATTGCCAGTTCATTTCCATGTATCTTCATGTTTCTCAGCAGGAGCTGACCTGTGTGTCCATTGTGTTTTGATGGTGTCCATTACTGTTTGAGGGTATTGCCGGAGGTTCAGGTGTGCTCCCTGCTGAGGTGCCTGAATCTCTAGAGTTCCTGTAGAATGtgctttccagcagctgaaTGTTTGCAAACACCTTTGCTTCCCCCTCACAGATAAGGGGCTGCACGTGGAGGTGCGTGTGAACAAGGAATGGTTCACTGGCCGTGTCACGGCTGTGGAAAGGGGCAGGCACGCAATCCGGTGGAAGGTGAAGTTTGATTATGTCCCTACAGACACCACGCCAAGGGATCGCTGGTAACTATTTTGAGCTACTGGATTTTGgaggcttgttttgtttttgggaGGAAGGGCCTGTTTTATTGCCAtagatgctgaagaaaaatgtgctgctgTCATGTCAGGAAACCTGCGAGGTCAGGACTGTCCAGCGCTTCATAAGGAATGAGCATGACAGACTCTATCAGTCTGTCACTCTGATGCCTGCCCTGGAGGCAGCTGTTAGGTGTCTAGAGGTCTGAGTGACACTTGGGTACAGATTCTGATGAAACTGTTAACCATGTTTCACATACGTCCAACGTAGAAAAAGATTCCTGACATTCCCTTAATACTTTTTCTCAGGGTAGAGAAGGGCAGTGAGGATGTAAGGCTTATGAAGCCTCCCTCTCCTGAGTACCAGGCTCCAGACacacagcaggaagaggaggtggTTGTGGCTGAACCTTCTACCTCGGATTGCGTCAGAATCGAGCCTGACACCACcggtcccagcagcagccaagaaACAGTTGACTTGCTAGTCCAGATCCTTCGGTGGGTTCACCACAGACCTTGTGAGCTCTGCAGTCTGATTGCTTCAGTCTGTTGAACTCCCAACTctggctttgtgttttgttctccTGCACAGGAATTGTTTGCGATACTTCTTGCCTCCAAATTTTCCAATCTCCAAAAATGAGCTGAGTTCCATGAGCTCAGAAGGGTTGTTGGCATTTCCCTTGGTGAGTTCAGTACTTCTAGAAAAGTAAGTTTGTGTGTTTTCACCACACATATTCCATTCTTATGGCAAATGTGCATCCTGTTGATGCAAGAGTGCACTCTTAAAAAGATAATTTGGATCCTTGGCAGACTTAACATAGCTGAGGAAAAGAATGAGAGCTCTGAGAGATGCCTTGAATCTTATAGAAGTTGTCTGAGGATTTTTCTAATTACCATGCATCTGTGTGGGAATGCTGTTGGCTGCTACTATCATAAATTCTTAACCATTGCTGTTAAACTTCTAAAAAAGAGAGGCCAGGTTAGAGGTTTTTAGAAGCAGGAGGTAGACATATCTGTTTGTTTTGCTCCCAGCCTTATAACTTACCTGGAGACAATcttaaaaatgataaataataacaaataacTATCAccagattcacagaatattctgagttggaaggaggccacaaggatcatcaagtccaactcttaggtaaatggcccatacagggattgaacccacaatGTTAGTGTGAATTCAGTCCCTTTATAGGCCATTTACTTTGGTGTGAGAGAACATGGAAGCCAACCCCTTCCCActtccccaggagagcaggttGACTGCCAGTGA
This genomic interval carries:
- the LOC116453075 gene encoding ATPase MORC2-like, translating into MKSLSGLQSPKSPRETPNPKAAKVPAVKKSASGRCSQASSTRKRALNIPEDGSEEEGEHKKERTKRGKFLAMKEEKDSSEVVVELTDSAGEEELLELKKAQKDKGLHVEVRVNKEWFTGRVTAVERGRHAIRWKVKFDYVPTDTTPRDRWVEKGSEDVRLMKPPSPEYQAPDTQQEEEVVVAEPSTSDCVRIEPDTTGPSSSQETVDLLVQILRNCLRYFLPPNFPISKNELSSMSSEGLLAFPLKEYFKQYEVGLQNLCNSYQTRADARAKACEENLRNSERKLKETEEKLQKLRTNIMALLQKVQEDIDINTDDELDAYIEDLIMKGD